In Symmachiella dynata, the following are encoded in one genomic region:
- a CDS encoding aminoacyl-tRNA deacylase, which translates to MRIDEMLSSRHVHFESLHHRPTFTANRMAQVLHVPGKEVAKSVLLRSGGDYVLVVLPATHYVDMERIRRRLGEENVEMASEDEIAHMFPDCEPGAMPPFGSLYDVPTLMDSSLAEDEEIVFENQSHAEAIRMRFEDYDTLEHPIKGRFSY; encoded by the coding sequence CGAGTCCCTGCATCACCGGCCCACCTTTACGGCCAATCGCATGGCACAGGTTCTGCACGTTCCCGGCAAAGAGGTCGCCAAATCCGTCTTGTTGCGAAGTGGCGGCGATTATGTGCTCGTTGTGCTGCCGGCGACACACTATGTCGACATGGAACGCATCCGCCGCCGTCTGGGTGAAGAGAATGTGGAAATGGCGAGCGAAGACGAAATCGCCCACATGTTTCCCGATTGTGAACCGGGAGCCATGCCCCCCTTCGGCAGTCTCTATGACGTTCCCACGTTGATGGACAGCTCGTTGGCGGAGGATGAAGAGATCGTCTTTGAAAACCAATCCCACGCAGAGGCGATCCGCATGCGCTTTGAAGATTACGACACCTTAGAGCACCCGATCAAAGGCCGGTTTTCTTATTGA